The following proteins are co-located in the Dromiciops gliroides isolate mDroGli1 chromosome 2, mDroGli1.pri, whole genome shotgun sequence genome:
- the LOC122742804 gene encoding 60S ribosomal protein L26-like — translation MKFNPFVASGRSKNCKRHFNAPSHIWRKIMSSLSKELRQKYNVRSMPIRKANEVQVVHGHYKGGQIGKVVQVYRKKYMIYIERVQWEKANGTTVHVDIHPSKVVITRLKLDKDRKKILERKAKSRQVGKEKGKYKEETIEKMQE, via the coding sequence ATGAAGTTCAATCCTTTTGTGGCATCTGGCCGAAGCAAGAACTGCAAGAGGCATTTCAATGCCCCTTCCCACATATGGAGGAAAATTATGTCTTCTCTTTCAAAGGAGCTGAGGCAGAAGTACAATGTCCGCTCCATGCCCATTCGAAAAGCTAATGAAGTCCAGGTAGTTCATGGACACTacaaaggagggcagattggcaAGGTAGTCCAGGTTTACAGAAAGAAGTATATGATCTACATTGAGCGTGTGCAGTGGGAGAAGGCTAATGGCACAACTGTCCATGTGGACATTCATCCCAGCAAGGTGGTTATCACAAGGCTAAAACTGGACAAAGATCGCAAAAAGATCCTTGAACGGAAAGCTAAGTCTCGCcaagtaggaaaggaaaagggcaaaTATAAGGAAGAAACGATTGAGAAAATGCAAGAGTAA